The Streptomyces sp. NBC_00670 genome window below encodes:
- a CDS encoding HAMP domain-containing protein, producing the protein MESGAATRSAKTRAKGGQSLGNGRSRGGTTEVDTAALHRLLAALAAMRDGNFRRRLTVTGDDVMAEISAVFNEVADRNLHLTGELARVRRVVGREGKLTERLETGACEGSWATAIDNSNALVDDLVRPVSEVGRVLTAVAEGDLSPRMDLRTPAPEGGGNGAPLRGEFLKVGRTVNNLVDQLSTFTDEVTRVASEVGTEGKLGGQARVRGMSGSWKDLTDSVNTMAYRLTAQVRDIALVTTAVAKGDLSRKVTVHVAGEMLELKETVNTMVDQLSSFSSEVTRVAREVGVEGELGGQAQVPGVAGVWKDLTDSVNLMAGNLTAQVRGIAEVTTAVANGDLSRKVTVSARGEVAQLADTINQMTLTLRTFADEVTRVANEVGAGGQLGGQANVPGAAGTWKDLTDSVNTVFRNLTTQVRDIAAVTTAVASGDLSQKVTVDVAGEMLELKNTVNGMVDQLSSFGAEVTRVAREVGVEGKLGGQAQVPGVAGTWKDLTDSVNTAFRNLTGQVRNIATVTTAVANGDLSQKVTVDVAGEMLELKNTVNTMVDQLSSFADQVTRMARDVGTEGRLGGQARVDGVSGTWKELTDSVNFMAGNLTSQVRQIAQVTTAVARGDLSQKIDVDARGEILELKNTINTMVDQLSAFADQVTRVAREVGTEGRLGGQAQVPGVAGVWRDLTDSVNGMAGNLTAQVRNIAQVATAVARGDLSQKIDVDARGEILELKNTLNTMVDQLSNFAEQVTRVAREVGTEGILGGQAEVQGVSGTWKDLTQSVNFMANNLTIQVRNIAEVTTAVAKGDLSKKITVDAKGEILELVTTVNTMVDQLSSFAEQVTRVAREVGTEGILGGQAHVPGVTGIWKDLSGNVNLMANNLTVQVRNISQVAAAVANGDLTRTVKIEARGEVAQLADTFNTMVKTLSSFADQVTKVAREVGTDGILGGQARVPGVAGTWKDLTESVNQMASNLTGQVRNIAMVTTAIAKGDLTKKIDIDARGEILELKTTINTMVDQLSSFADEVTRVAREVGTEGQLGAQARVRDVDGTWRDLTESVNEMAGNLTRQVRAIARVATAVTRGDLNLKIDVDASGEIQELQDYINKMIANLRDTTIANKEQDWLKGNLARISALMQGRRDLEDVASLIMSELPPLVAAQHGAFFLGMPLVDGADARDARDIRDAKELEAGTSDAYELRMLGSYGYSMGSMPTSFRPGEALIGTAAQEKRTILVENAPSGYLKISSGLGDAPPAQVIVLPVLFEGTVLGVIELASFTKFTEIQRDFLNQIAEMIATSVNTISVNTKTEVLLKQSQELTEQLRERSEELEQRQKALQASNAELEEKAELLARQNRDIEVKNTEIEEARQVLEERAEQLAVSMRYKSEFLANMSHELRTPLNSLLILAKLLADNAEGNLSPKQVEFAETIHGAGSDLLQLINDILDLSKVEAGKMDVSPTRIALVQLVDYVEATFRPLTAEKGLDFSVRVSPELPATLHTDEQRLLQVLRNLLSNAVKFTDSGAVELVIRPAGQDVPQAIREQLLEAGSLADPEADMIAFSVTDTGIGIAASKMRVIFEAFKQADGTTSRKYGGTGLGLSISREIARLLGGEIHAQSEPGRGSTFTLYLPLHPSELPPQGYAQLAPAMEPGELLASEAGQAAGAAAPTGAPAGPRPQEAPNGTAGLFRRRRAAAEQERAAALPAERGQALERGSQGFGTVAEEPDAGSRPGPVVRFDGEKVLIVDDDIRNVFALTSVLEQHGLSVLYAENGREGIEVLEQHDDVAVVLMDIMMPEMDGYATTTAIRRMPQFAGLPIVALTAKAMKGDREKAIESGASDYVTKPVDPDHLLSVMNQWMHEE; encoded by the coding sequence GTGGAGTCTGGCGCAGCGACGCGGAGTGCGAAGACGCGCGCGAAAGGCGGACAGTCCCTGGGCAACGGGCGCTCGCGCGGTGGTACCACCGAGGTGGACACGGCGGCCCTGCACCGGCTGCTGGCCGCGCTCGCGGCCATGCGGGACGGGAACTTCCGCAGGCGGCTGACCGTCACGGGCGACGACGTGATGGCGGAGATCTCCGCCGTCTTCAACGAGGTCGCGGACCGCAATCTGCATCTGACGGGTGAGCTGGCGCGGGTCCGGCGGGTCGTGGGGCGCGAGGGCAAGCTCACGGAGCGGCTGGAGACGGGCGCCTGCGAGGGTTCCTGGGCGACCGCGATCGACAACTCCAACGCGCTCGTCGACGACCTCGTACGGCCCGTCTCCGAGGTCGGCCGGGTGCTCACCGCGGTGGCGGAGGGCGATCTGTCGCCCCGGATGGACCTGCGGACCCCGGCTCCGGAGGGCGGCGGGAACGGTGCGCCGCTGCGGGGCGAGTTCCTGAAGGTGGGCCGCACGGTCAACAACCTGGTCGACCAGTTGTCGACGTTCACCGACGAGGTCACGCGTGTGGCCAGTGAGGTCGGCACGGAGGGCAAGCTGGGCGGACAGGCCCGGGTGCGCGGGATGTCGGGTTCGTGGAAGGACCTGACGGACTCCGTCAACACGATGGCGTACCGGCTGACGGCGCAGGTGCGGGACATCGCGCTGGTGACGACGGCGGTCGCCAAGGGCGATCTGTCGCGCAAGGTCACCGTGCACGTGGCCGGCGAGATGCTGGAGCTGAAGGAGACCGTCAACACGATGGTCGACCAGCTCTCCTCGTTCTCCTCCGAGGTGACGCGGGTCGCGCGCGAGGTCGGCGTCGAGGGCGAGCTCGGCGGTCAGGCGCAGGTGCCGGGTGTGGCCGGGGTGTGGAAGGACCTCACCGATTCGGTGAACCTGATGGCCGGCAATCTGACGGCCCAGGTGCGCGGGATCGCGGAGGTGACCACGGCGGTCGCCAACGGTGACCTGTCGCGGAAGGTGACGGTGAGCGCGCGCGGCGAGGTGGCGCAGCTCGCCGACACGATCAACCAGATGACGCTGACGCTGCGGACCTTCGCCGACGAGGTCACCCGCGTGGCCAACGAGGTGGGCGCCGGGGGGCAGCTGGGCGGCCAGGCGAACGTGCCGGGCGCGGCGGGGACGTGGAAGGACCTGACGGACTCCGTCAACACGGTGTTCCGGAACCTGACGACGCAGGTGCGGGACATCGCCGCGGTGACGACGGCGGTGGCCAGCGGCGATCTGTCGCAGAAGGTGACGGTGGACGTGGCCGGCGAGATGCTGGAGCTGAAGAACACCGTCAACGGGATGGTGGACCAGCTCTCCTCGTTCGGTGCCGAGGTGACGCGGGTCGCGCGCGAGGTCGGCGTCGAGGGCAAGCTGGGTGGTCAGGCGCAGGTGCCGGGGGTCGCCGGAACGTGGAAGGACCTGACGGACTCCGTCAACACGGCGTTCCGCAACCTCACCGGACAGGTGAGGAACATCGCCACGGTGACGACGGCGGTGGCCAACGGTGACCTGTCGCAGAAGGTCACGGTGGACGTGGCCGGCGAGATGCTGGAGCTGAAGAACACCGTCAACACGATGGTGGACCAGCTCTCCTCCTTCGCCGACCAGGTGACGCGAATGGCCCGGGACGTGGGCACCGAGGGGCGCCTCGGCGGTCAGGCGCGCGTGGACGGCGTGTCGGGCACCTGGAAGGAGCTGACGGACTCCGTCAACTTCATGGCGGGCAATCTGACCTCCCAGGTGCGGCAGATCGCCCAGGTGACGACGGCGGTGGCGCGCGGTGATCTGTCGCAGAAGATCGACGTGGACGCGCGCGGGGAGATCCTCGAGCTGAAGAACACCATCAACACGATGGTGGACCAGCTGTCCGCCTTCGCCGACCAGGTGACCCGGGTGGCCCGTGAGGTGGGCACCGAGGGCCGCCTGGGCGGGCAGGCGCAGGTCCCCGGCGTCGCAGGCGTGTGGCGGGACCTCACCGACTCCGTGAACGGCATGGCGGGCAACCTCACCGCCCAGGTGCGCAACATCGCGCAGGTCGCCACCGCCGTGGCGCGCGGTGATCTGTCGCAGAAGATCGACGTGGACGCGCGCGGGGAGATCCTCGAGCTCAAGAACACGCTGAACACGATGGTCGACCAGCTCTCCAACTTCGCCGAGCAGGTCACCAGGGTGGCCCGTGAGGTGGGCACCGAGGGCATTCTGGGCGGCCAGGCGGAGGTGCAGGGGGTCTCCGGCACCTGGAAGGACCTCACCCAGTCCGTCAACTTCATGGCGAACAACCTCACCATCCAGGTGAGGAACATCGCCGAGGTGACGACGGCGGTCGCCAAGGGCGATCTGTCGAAGAAGATCACCGTCGACGCCAAGGGCGAGATCCTGGAGCTCGTCACCACCGTCAACACGATGGTCGACCAGCTGTCCTCGTTCGCCGAGCAGGTGACGCGGGTGGCGCGCGAGGTGGGCACCGAGGGCATCCTCGGTGGCCAGGCCCACGTGCCCGGGGTCACCGGCATCTGGAAGGACCTCAGCGGCAACGTCAACCTGATGGCCAACAACCTGACCGTGCAGGTGCGCAACATCTCCCAGGTCGCGGCGGCCGTCGCCAACGGCGATCTGACCCGCACGGTGAAGATCGAGGCGCGTGGCGAGGTCGCCCAGCTCGCCGACACCTTCAACACGATGGTGAAGACGCTGAGCTCGTTCGCCGACCAGGTCACCAAGGTGGCCCGCGAGGTGGGCACGGACGGCATCCTGGGCGGGCAGGCGCGGGTGCCGGGCGTGGCGGGCACCTGGAAGGACCTCACCGAGTCGGTGAACCAGATGGCGTCCAACCTGACCGGTCAGGTGCGCAACATCGCCATGGTCACCACCGCCATCGCCAAGGGCGACCTCACCAAGAAGATCGACATCGATGCCCGCGGCGAGATCCTCGAGCTGAAGACGACCATCAACACGATGGTCGACCAGCTCTCCTCGTTCGCCGACGAGGTCACCAGGGTGGCCCGCGAGGTGGGCACCGAGGGGCAGCTGGGCGCCCAGGCGCGGGTGCGGGACGTCGACGGCACCTGGCGGGACCTGACCGAGTCGGTGAACGAGATGGCCGGGAACCTGACCCGGCAGGTGCGTGCCATCGCGCGCGTGGCCACCGCGGTGACCCGGGGCGACCTCAACCTGAAGATCGACGTGGACGCCTCCGGTGAGATCCAGGAACTTCAGGACTACATCAACAAGATGATCGCCAACCTGCGCGACACCACGATCGCCAACAAGGAGCAGGACTGGCTCAAGGGCAACCTGGCGCGCATCTCCGCCCTCATGCAGGGCCGCCGCGACCTGGAGGACGTCGCCTCCCTCATCATGAGCGAGCTGCCGCCCCTGGTCGCCGCGCAGCACGGCGCGTTCTTCCTGGGGATGCCGCTGGTCGACGGCGCGGACGCCCGGGACGCGCGCGACATCAGGGACGCCAAGGAGCTCGAGGCCGGCACCAGCGACGCGTACGAACTGCGGATGCTCGGCTCGTACGGCTATTCGATGGGCTCCATGCCGACGTCGTTCCGGCCCGGTGAGGCGCTCATCGGGACCGCCGCCCAGGAGAAGCGCACGATCCTCGTGGAGAACGCGCCCAGCGGCTACCTGAAGATCTCCTCCGGGCTCGGCGACGCCCCGCCCGCGCAGGTCATCGTGTTGCCGGTGCTGTTCGAGGGAACCGTGCTCGGGGTGATCGAGCTGGCGTCCTTCACGAAGTTCACCGAGATCCAGCGCGACTTCCTCAACCAGATCGCCGAGATGATCGCGACCAGCGTCAACACCATCTCCGTCAACACCAAGACCGAAGTGCTGCTGAAGCAGTCCCAGGAGCTGACCGAGCAGCTGCGCGAGCGGTCGGAGGAACTGGAGCAACGGCAGAAGGCGTTGCAGGCGTCCAACGCCGAACTGGAGGAGAAGGCCGAACTGCTGGCGCGGCAGAACCGCGACATCGAGGTGAAGAACACCGAGATCGAGGAGGCCCGGCAGGTGCTGGAGGAGCGCGCCGAGCAGCTCGCGGTCTCCATGCGCTACAAGAGCGAGTTCCTGGCCAACATGTCGCACGAGCTGCGCACGCCGCTCAACTCGCTGCTGATCCTGGCCAAGCTGCTCGCCGACAACGCCGAGGGCAACCTCTCGCCGAAGCAGGTGGAGTTCGCCGAGACCATCCACGGCGCCGGCTCGGACCTGCTGCAACTGATCAACGACATCCTGGACCTGTCGAAGGTCGAGGCGGGCAAGATGGACGTCTCCCCGACGCGCATCGCGCTCGTCCAGCTCGTCGACTACGTGGAGGCCACCTTCCGGCCGCTGACCGCGGAGAAGGGCCTGGACTTCTCCGTACGGGTCTCCCCGGAGCTGCCCGCCACGCTGCACACCGACGAGCAGCGGCTGCTGCAGGTGCTGCGCAACCTGCTGTCGAACGCGGTGAAGTTCACCGACTCCGGAGCGGTCGAGCTGGTGATCCGCCCGGCCGGCCAGGACGTGCCCCAGGCGATCCGGGAGCAGCTCCTGGAGGCCGGTTCGCTGGCCGACCCGGAGGCCGACATGATCGCGTTCTCCGTCACCGACACCGGCATCGGGATCGCGGCCAGCAAGATGCGCGTCATCTTCGAGGCGTTCAAGCAGGCGGACGGCACCACCAGCCGCAAGTACGGCGGCACGGGGCTCGGACTGTCCATCTCCCGCGAGATCGCCCGGCTGCTCGGCGGCGAGATCCACGCGCAGAGCGAACCGGGGCGCGGCTCCACCTTCACGCTGTACCTGCCGCTGCACCCGAGCGAGCTGCCGCCCCAGGGGTACGCGCAGCTCGCGCCCGCCATGGAACCCGGCGAGCTGCTCGCCTCCGAGGCGGGACAGGCCGCGGGCGCCGCGGCCCCCACCGGGGCGCCGGCCGGACCGCGGCCGCAGGAGGCGCCCAACGGCACCGCCGGCCTCTTCCGGCGCCGCCGTGCGGCGGCGGAGCAGGAGCGCGCCGCCGCGCTGCCCGCGGAGCGCGGCCAGGCCCTGGAGAGGGGCTCCCAGGGGTTCGGAACCGTTGCGGAGGAACCGGATGCGGGGTCGCGGCCGGGTCCGGTCGTGCGGTTCGACGGCGAGAAGGTGCTGATCGTCGACGACGACATCCGCAACGTCTTCGCGCTCACCAGCGTCCTGGAGCAGCACGGGCTGTCGGTGCTGTACGCGGAGAACGGGCGCGAGGGCATCGAGGTCCTGGAGCAGCACGACGACGTGGCGGTCGTCCTGATGGACATCATGATGCCGGAGATGGACGGCTACGCGACGACCACCGCGATCCGCCGGATGCCGCAGTTCGCCGGGCTGCCGATCGTCGCCCTCACGGCGAAGGCGATGAAGGGAGACCGGGAGAAGGCCATCGAGTCGGGCGCCTCGGACTACGTCACCAAGCCGGTCGACCCCGATCACCTGCTGTCGGTGATGAACCAGTGGATGCACGAGGAATGA
- a CDS encoding response regulator encodes MVQKAKILLVDDRPENLLALEAILSALDQTLVRASSGEEALKALLTDDFAVILLDVQMPGMDGFETAAHIKRRERTRDIPIIFLTAINHGPHHTFRGYAAGAVDYISKPFDPWVLRAKVSVFVELYMKNCQLKEQAALLRLQLEGNGNGSAGTNGAKDVVGDSKEAAGILAELSARLAAVEEQAEALSKQLDDESADAAAVATAAHLERKLTGLRRALDALEPGASGGPTAVS; translated from the coding sequence ATGGTGCAGAAGGCCAAGATCCTCCTGGTCGATGACCGGCCGGAGAATCTGCTGGCGCTGGAGGCCATCCTCTCCGCGCTCGATCAGACGCTGGTGCGGGCATCGTCCGGGGAGGAAGCACTCAAAGCGCTGCTCACGGACGACTTCGCGGTCATTCTGCTGGACGTCCAGATGCCGGGCATGGACGGTTTCGAGACCGCCGCGCACATCAAGCGGCGGGAGCGGACCCGGGACATCCCGATCATCTTCCTGACCGCGATCAACCACGGGCCGCACCACACCTTCCGGGGGTACGCGGCGGGTGCGGTGGACTACATCTCCAAGCCGTTCGACCCGTGGGTGCTGCGCGCGAAGGTGTCGGTCTTCGTCGAGCTCTACATGAAGAACTGCCAGCTCAAGGAGCAGGCCGCACTGCTGCGCCTCCAGTTGGAGGGCAACGGGAACGGCAGCGCCGGCACGAACGGCGCCAAGGACGTGGTCGGCGACAGCAAGGAGGCGGCCGGCATCCTGGCCGAGCTCTCCGCGCGGCTGGCGGCGGTCGAGGAGCAGGCCGAGGCGCTGTCCAAGCAGCTCGACGACGAGTCCGCCGACGCGGCGGCGGTCGCCACCGCCGCCCACCTGGAACGCAAGCTGACGGGGCTGCGCCGCGCCCTGGACGCGCTGGAACCGGGCGCCTCGGGCGGGCCGACGGCGGTGTCGTAG
- a CDS encoding DNA translocase FtsK: protein MAPRPAAKKPPAKKVAAPAKAPAKKAPAKKAVAKKAPARKAPAKKAAPAAAPSPTAGVYRLVRALWLGLAHAVGALFRGIGRGAKGLDPAHRKDGVALLLLSLALIVAAGTWANLRGPVGDLVEILVTGAFGRLDLIVPILLGAIAVRLILHPEKPEANGRIVIGLSALAIGVLGQVHIACGSPARSDGMQAIRDAGGLIGWGAATPLTYMLGEVLAVPLLVLLTFFGLLVVTATPVTAIPQRLRLLGVKLGILPDPEDDLVDEMDGAEGAYAEGRYDEQWRDEAPARPRRRRSAPGVPDADSVEEEALAKRRGRPRRSAVPQPDMHRPMDAVDVAAAAAAALDGAVLHGMPPSPIVADLTQGVGGPREPYEETTPVPAARTKEPVEAKPRQSKLPAGKVPQPGSDSGGDQRSDSGVPDLTKQSPQEPRDLPPRAEQLQLSGDITYALPALDLLERGGPGKSRSAANDAIVAALTNVFTEFKVDARVTGFTRGPTVTRYEVELGPAVKVERITALAKNIAYAVASPDVRIISPIPGKSAVGIEIPNTDREMVNLGDVLRLAESAEDDDPMLVAFGKDVEGGYVMHSLAKMPHMLVAGATGSGKSSCINCLITSVMMRATPEDVRMILVDPKRVELTVYEGIPHLITPIITNPKRAAEALQWVVREMDLRYDDLAAYGYRHIDDFNRAVREGKVKPPEGSERELQPYPYLLVIVDELADLMMVAPRDVEDAIVRITQLARAAGIHLVLATQRPSVDVVTGLIKANVPSRLAFATSSLADSRVILDQPGAEKLIGKGDGLFLPMGANKPTRMQGAFVTEEEVAAVVQHCKDQMAPVFRDDVTVGSKQKKEIDEDIGDDLDLLCQAAELVVSTQFGSTSMLQRKLRVGFAKAGRLMDLMESRNIVGPSEGSKARDVLVKADELDGVLAVIRGESEA from the coding sequence ATGGCCCCACGTCCCGCAGCCAAGAAGCCGCCCGCGAAGAAGGTGGCCGCTCCCGCGAAGGCTCCGGCGAAGAAGGCCCCCGCGAAAAAGGCCGTCGCGAAGAAGGCGCCCGCCAGGAAGGCCCCGGCGAAGAAGGCCGCGCCCGCGGCGGCGCCCAGCCCGACCGCAGGCGTGTACCGACTCGTGCGCGCCCTCTGGCTGGGCCTCGCGCACGCCGTCGGCGCCCTCTTCCGCGGCATAGGGCGGGGCGCGAAGGGGCTCGACCCGGCACACCGCAAGGACGGCGTCGCACTGCTCCTGCTCTCGCTCGCGCTGATCGTGGCCGCGGGCACCTGGGCCAATCTGCGCGGCCCCGTCGGCGACCTGGTCGAGATCCTGGTGACCGGCGCCTTCGGGCGGCTCGACCTCATCGTGCCGATACTGCTCGGCGCGATCGCCGTGCGCCTGATCCTGCATCCCGAGAAGCCGGAGGCCAACGGCCGGATCGTCATCGGCCTGTCCGCGCTCGCCATCGGGGTGCTCGGCCAGGTGCACATCGCCTGCGGTTCGCCCGCCCGCAGCGACGGCATGCAGGCGATAAGGGACGCCGGCGGCCTCATCGGCTGGGGCGCGGCGACCCCGCTGACGTACATGCTGGGCGAGGTCCTGGCCGTGCCGCTGCTCGTGCTGCTCACGTTCTTCGGGCTGCTCGTCGTGACGGCGACCCCGGTGACCGCGATTCCGCAGCGGCTTCGCCTCCTCGGGGTCAAGCTCGGCATCCTCCCCGACCCCGAGGACGACCTCGTCGACGAGATGGACGGGGCGGAAGGGGCGTACGCGGAGGGGCGCTACGACGAGCAGTGGCGCGACGAGGCGCCCGCGCGCCCCCGCAGGCGCCGGTCCGCCCCCGGGGTGCCGGACGCGGACAGCGTCGAGGAGGAGGCGCTCGCCAAGCGGCGCGGCCGCCCCCGGCGTTCCGCCGTGCCGCAGCCCGACATGCACCGCCCGATGGACGCGGTCGACGTCGCCGCAGCGGCCGCGGCCGCGCTCGACGGCGCCGTCCTGCACGGCATGCCGCCCTCCCCGATCGTCGCCGACCTCACCCAGGGCGTCGGCGGCCCGCGCGAGCCCTACGAGGAGACCACGCCCGTACCGGCGGCGCGCACCAAGGAGCCGGTGGAGGCGAAGCCCAGGCAGTCCAAGCTCCCGGCCGGCAAGGTCCCGCAGCCGGGGAGCGACTCCGGGGGCGACCAACGCAGCGACTCCGGGGTGCCCGACCTCACCAAGCAGTCGCCCCAGGAGCCGCGCGATCTGCCGCCCCGCGCCGAACAGTTGCAGCTCTCCGGCGACATCACCTACGCGCTGCCCGCGCTGGACCTGCTGGAGCGCGGCGGACCGGGGAAGTCCCGCAGCGCGGCCAACGACGCCATAGTGGCCGCCCTCACCAACGTCTTCACCGAGTTCAAGGTCGACGCCCGCGTCACCGGCTTCACCCGCGGCCCGACGGTCACCCGGTACGAGGTCGAACTCGGGCCCGCCGTCAAGGTGGAGCGGATCACCGCGCTCGCCAAGAACATCGCGTACGCGGTCGCCAGTCCGGACGTGCGGATCATCAGCCCGATCCCCGGCAAGTCCGCGGTCGGCATCGAGATCCCCAACACCGACCGGGAGATGGTCAACCTCGGTGACGTGCTGCGGCTCGCGGAGTCCGCGGAGGACGACGACCCGATGCTGGTCGCCTTCGGCAAGGACGTCGAGGGCGGCTACGTCATGCACTCGCTGGCCAAGATGCCGCACATGCTGGTCGCGGGCGCCACCGGCTCCGGCAAGTCCTCGTGCATCAACTGCCTGATCACCTCGGTGATGATGCGGGCGACGCCCGAGGACGTGCGGATGATCCTCGTCGACCCCAAGCGCGTCGAACTCACCGTCTACGAGGGCATCCCGCACCTGATCACCCCGATCATCACCAACCCCAAGCGGGCCGCCGAGGCGCTGCAATGGGTGGTGCGCGAGATGGACCTGCGCTACGACGACCTCGCCGCCTACGGCTACCGGCACATCGACGACTTCAACCGGGCCGTGCGCGAGGGGAAGGTCAAGCCGCCCGAGGGCAGCGAGCGCGAACTCCAGCCCTATCCCTACCTGCTGGTGATCGTCGACGAGCTCGCCGACCTGATGATGGTCGCCCCCCGGGACGTCGAGGACGCCATCGTGCGCATCACGCAGCTCGCCCGCGCGGCCGGCATCCACCTGGTGCTCGCCACCCAGCGGCCCTCCGTCGACGTCGTCACCGGCCTCATCAAGGCGAACGTGCCCTCGAGGCTCGCGTTCGCCACCTCCTCGCTCGCCGACTCCCGCGTCATCCTCGACCAGCCCGGCGCCGAGAAGCTGATCGGCAAGGGCGACGGGCTCTTCCTGCCGATGGGGGCGAACAAACCCACCCGTATGCAGGGCGCGTTCGTCACCGAGGAGGAGGTCGCGGCCGTCGTCCAGCACTGCAAGGACCAGATGGCGCCCGTCTTCCGGGACGACGTCACGGTGGGCAGCAAGCAGAAGAAGGAGATCGACGAGGACATCGGCGACGACCTCGACCTGCTCTGCCAGGCCGCCGAACTGGTCGTCTCCACCCAGTTCGGGTCCACCTCCATGCTCCAGCGCAAGCTGCGCGTCGGCTTCGCCAAGGCCGGGCGGCTGATGGACCTCATGGAGTCGCGCAACATCGTCGGTCCGAGCGAGGGCTCCAAGGCGCGCGACGTCCTGGTGAAGGCCGACGAACTGGACGGTGTGCTCGCGGTGATCCGAGGGGAGAGCGAGGCATGA
- a CDS encoding helix-turn-helix domain-containing protein, protein MSIGNSPDDKTPKDARPVEDARVDDDGSGDDHEATRAADRPSIGTALRRARIEAGLTVDEISNATRVRGTIVHAIERDDFTPCGGDVYARGHLRTLARAVHLDPEPLLEQFAAEHGGRPAPTPAAPLFEAERIRPERRGPNWTAAMVAAIVAVIGFVGFTLFTGGDDDGSTQAQAAEGSTATASKPAKSATPKSAKPADPKPDPTDSAIAAAPRDKVTVQVSATDGRSWISAKDHNGRTLFDGTLEKGDSQTFQDKEKIDLVLGDAGAVRLHVNGKEIEDEFQAGQVERLTYTKGDPEAG, encoded by the coding sequence GTGTCCATCGGCAACTCCCCTGACGACAAGACCCCCAAGGACGCACGCCCGGTCGAAGACGCCCGCGTCGACGACGACGGTTCCGGCGACGACCACGAGGCCACCCGTGCCGCCGACCGCCCCTCGATCGGCACCGCCCTGCGCCGGGCGCGTATCGAGGCCGGTCTGACGGTCGACGAGATAAGCAACGCCACCCGGGTCCGCGGCACCATCGTGCACGCGATCGAACGGGACGACTTCACCCCCTGCGGCGGCGACGTCTACGCGCGCGGGCATCTGCGCACCCTGGCGCGCGCCGTCCACCTCGATCCGGAACCGCTGCTCGAACAGTTCGCCGCCGAGCACGGCGGGCGTCCGGCCCCGACCCCGGCCGCCCCGCTCTTCGAGGCGGAGCGGATCCGCCCGGAGCGGCGCGGGCCCAACTGGACCGCCGCCATGGTCGCCGCGATCGTCGCGGTGATCGGCTTCGTCGGCTTCACGCTGTTCACCGGGGGCGACGACGACGGCAGCACGCAGGCCCAGGCCGCCGAGGGCTCCACCGCCACCGCGAGCAAGCCCGCGAAATCCGCCACGCCCAAGAGCGCCAAGCCCGCCGACCCCAAGCCGGACCCCACGGACAGCGCCATCGCCGCGGCCCCCCGGGACAAGGTGACCGTCCAGGTGAGCGCCACCGACGGACGCAGCTGGATCTCCGCCAAGGACCACAACGGCCGCACCCTGTTCGACGGCACCCTGGAGAAGGGCGACTCCCAGACCTTCCAGGACAAGGAGAAGATCGACCTCGTCCTCGGCGACGCCGGCGCGGTCCGGCTGCACGTCAACGGCAAGGAGATCGAGGACGAGTTCCAGGCCGGCCAGGTCGAGCGGCTGACGTACACCAAGGGCGACCCCGAGGCCGGATGA